The DNA window GCCGAGGTGCGGATCGACTCCATCGCCGCGGGGGGCGAGGGCGTCGGGCGCCTCGCCGACGGGCGCGTGGTCTTCGTGCACCGCACCGCCCCCGGCGACCTGGCGGAGGTGGCGCTGACCGAGCGCCGCGACCGCTGGGCGCGGGGGCGCCTGCTGCGCGTGCTGGAGCCGTCCGGCGACCGGCGGGAGGCGCCGTGCCCCTTCTACGCCGAGTGCGGCGGGTGCACGCTGGAGCACCTTACGTACGACGCGCAGCTCCGCGCCAAGGGCCGCATCGTCTCGGACGCGCTCACCCGCATCGGCCAGATCCCCACGGAGCCGCCGGAGGTGGTCCCCTCGCCGTCGGAGCACCGCTACCGCAACCGCGTCTCCTTCGCGCTGCGCAGGCTCGGGCGCGGCGAGGTGGTCGCGGGCTTCCACGCGCTGGGCGATCCGGACCGCATCGTGGACCTGGACGGCCGCTGCCTCCTCCCCGAGGAGCCCATCGCCCGCGTCTGGGACTCGGTCCGCGCCAGCTGGGGCCCCGAGGCGCGCCGCCTCCCCTCCGGCGACCAGCTCCGGCTGACGCTGCGCGCCAGCGCCGGGGGCGAGGTCTCCCTCCTGGTGGAGGGCGGATTCTCGCCCGGACGGCCGCAGGAGCTGCTGGACGCCGTCCCGGGGCTGGTCGCCGTCTGGCACCGGCCCGGCGCGGCGTCGCCCACGCTGATCGCCGGTGCCCCCGGCCTCCCGGAGACCTGGGGCGACGAGACGGTGGAGCTGAGCGGGGCCGCCTTCCTGCAGGTGAACCGCGGCGCCGCCGCGCTCCTGGAGGCGCACGTGATGGAGCGGATCGGGGACCCCGCCGGCCTGCGCGTGGTGGACGCCTACTGCGGGATCGGGCTGCACGCGCGCCGGCTCGCGCGCGCGGGGGCGAGCGTCGTCGGGATCGAGCTGGACCCGGAGGCCGTCGCGGAGGCGCAGCGGAGCGCCCCCGAGGGCGCCGCCTTCGTGGAGGGACCGGTGGAGGCGCTGCTCCCGGAGCACCTCCCGGCCGACCTGGTGATCCTGAACCCGCCGCGCGCCGGGGTGGCGCCGGAGGTGGCGGAAGCGCTCGCGGCGGCCCCGCCGCGCCGAATCGTCTACGTGTCCTGCGACCCCGCGACGCTCGCGCGCGACCTCCGCCGCCTGGGCGAGCCGTTCCGCGTGGAGAGCGTCCGCTCGTTCGACCTGTTCCCGCAGACGGCGCACGTCGAGAGCGTCGTGGTACTGTCCTCAACAGAAAGCTGAATCGCCGAGATGCGATACTTCGTAACCATCGCCGGCCGCGAGATCGAGGTGGACCTCACCGGCCCCACGCCCGTCGTCGACGGCACCCCGGTGCACGCCGAGATGGCCGCCCTCCCGGGCACCCCGGTCCGCAACCTCCTGGTGGACGGGCGGTCCCATCCGTTCGTCGCCCAGGCCGGCGAGCGCCGCGGCCGCTGGGAGATCAGCGTGGAAGGCACCCGCCTCACGGCCGACGCCATCGACGAGCGGACGCGCGCCATCCGCGAGATGACCGGCGGCGCCGACCTGGAGGCGGAGAAGACCATCGCCGCGCCCATGCCGGGGCTGGTGGTGCGGGTCGAGGTCGAGGTCGGGCAGCAGGTTCGGGCGGGGCAGGGGGTGGTGATCGTGGAGGCCATGAAGATGGAGAACGAGCTGAAGGCCCCCGCGGACGGAGTGGTCGCCCGCATCGAGGCACAGGCCGGGCAGACCGTGGAGAAGGGCGCCACGCTGATCGTGCTCGAATAGAAGCGGGCATCCGGACGGGGCGGAGATCGGGGCGCCGGTGGATCCACGGGATCCGCTGGCGTTTCTCTTGCCCGGACCCGATCGGCCCGATGTATCTCGCGATATATCTTGTGCTCCGATATATCGAAAGTTATATCTTGACTGCCGACCTGGATCGGCGGGGGAACCTCACCAAGGAGGGAGCATGTTCGGACCGTACGGATGCGGGCCGCGGCGGCGCGGCCCCGGGGCGTGGGGGGCGTTCGGCTTCCCCCCGGGCCCGATGGGCGGCTTCGGGTTCGGAGGCCCGGGCGGGCCCTGGGGGCCGGGGCCGGGGCGGGGCCGGGTCTTCGGCCACGGGGACCTGAAGCTGGTGATCCTCAGTCTGCTGGCGGAGAAGCCCCGGCACGGGTACGAGATCATCAAGGAGCTGGAGGACCGCGTGGGCGGCGCGTACTCGCCGAGCCCGGGGACCGTCTACCCCACGCTCTCCCTGCTGGAGGACCTCGGGTACGCGCGGGCGCGGACGGAGGAGGGGAACCGGAAGGTCTACGAGATCACTGAGGAGGGGAGGCGGCACCTGGAGGAGAACCGCTCGGCCGTGGACGACATCTTCGGCCGGGTGGACGAGCTCGCGTCGTTCTTTTTCGGCCCGGCGATGTCCGGGCTCGGGCGC is part of the Longimicrobiaceae bacterium genome and encodes:
- a CDS encoding class I SAM-dependent RNA methyltransferase, with the translated sequence AEVRIDSIAAGGEGVGRLADGRVVFVHRTAPGDLAEVALTERRDRWARGRLLRVLEPSGDRREAPCPFYAECGGCTLEHLTYDAQLRAKGRIVSDALTRIGQIPTEPPEVVPSPSEHRYRNRVSFALRRLGRGEVVAGFHALGDPDRIVDLDGRCLLPEEPIARVWDSVRASWGPEARRLPSGDQLRLTLRASAGGEVSLLVEGGFSPGRPQELLDAVPGLVAVWHRPGAASPTLIAGAPGLPETWGDETVELSGAAFLQVNRGAAALLEAHVMERIGDPAGLRVVDAYCGIGLHARRLARAGASVVGIELDPEAVAEAQRSAPEGAAFVEGPVEALLPEHLPADLVILNPPRAGVAPEVAEALAAAPPRRIVYVSCDPATLARDLRRLGEPFRVESVRSFDLFPQTAHVESVVVLSSTES
- a CDS encoding biotin/lipoyl-containing protein, translated to MRYFVTIAGREIEVDLTGPTPVVDGTPVHAEMAALPGTPVRNLLVDGRSHPFVAQAGERRGRWEISVEGTRLTADAIDERTRAIREMTGGADLEAEKTIAAPMPGLVVRVEVEVGQQVRAGQGVVIVEAMKMENELKAPADGVVARIEAQAGQTVEKGATLIVLE
- a CDS encoding PadR family transcriptional regulator; the encoded protein is MFGPYGCGPRRRGPGAWGAFGFPPGPMGGFGFGGPGGPWGPGPGRGRVFGHGDLKLVILSLLAEKPRHGYEIIKELEDRVGGAYSPSPGTVYPTLSLLEDLGYARARTEEGNRKVYEITEEGRRHLEENRSAVDDIFGRVDELASFFFGPAMSGLGRAFGNLGRATFRAGMRHQGDEQWVRRVQEILERAARDVEGIN